A genome region from Vicinamibacterales bacterium includes the following:
- a CDS encoding amidohydrolase family protein yields MSVIRWSVAALSVFSFTVGVTTSAQDVAEMIPAPDREDQGAGPFERLIIRGAVVIDGAGAPPQGPMDLVIEGNRITEIRGVGTPGAPINNARRPQNATSEIDAHGMYVMPGFVDLHTHIGGVPKAPEAEYTFKLWMGHGVTTVRDAGGGARDWVLRERDRSRSNEIVAPRIVAYGRPGTGEGWDGGLIRSAETARAWVQWASAKGVEGLKLGSYDPPIMAALIDEARQHGMGTMAHLGQSGVGRMNAIDAARLGLGTVTHYYGLFEALLKDFTVQNWPSSQNQSNEQDRFGQVARLWNQIHPRGSDEWQALIREFIDLGTTLDPTMTIYEAGRDVMRARNADWHDDYTLPSQWEFFEPSRVNHGAYWYYWTTHDEVAWKNFFRVWMSFLNDFKNQGGRVTTGSDSGFIYKLYGFGYIREFELLQEAGFHPLEVIRSATLNGAETLHEPKGVSIEYGLIRPGLLADLVIVDENPLENFQVLYGTGAERLNDETGLTERVGGVRYTIKDGIVYDAKELLADVRRMVERAKRQQANRNTSAESY; encoded by the coding sequence ATGAGTGTGATCAGATGGTCGGTGGCTGCTTTGAGTGTGTTCAGCTTTACGGTCGGTGTCACGACGTCGGCTCAAGATGTCGCGGAAATGATTCCGGCTCCTGACCGCGAAGACCAGGGTGCTGGACCTTTCGAACGGCTAATCATAAGGGGTGCCGTAGTGATAGATGGAGCCGGCGCGCCGCCGCAGGGCCCCATGGACCTTGTCATCGAAGGAAACAGGATTACGGAAATTCGTGGCGTGGGTACGCCAGGTGCACCAATTAATAATGCCCGTCGTCCGCAGAATGCGACAAGCGAGATCGATGCCCATGGAATGTATGTAATGCCTGGGTTTGTCGATCTGCATACGCACATCGGTGGTGTACCCAAGGCCCCCGAAGCGGAGTACACCTTCAAGCTCTGGATGGGACATGGGGTAACGACTGTCCGGGATGCTGGTGGGGGTGCGCGTGACTGGGTTCTTCGAGAGCGTGACCGCAGTCGTAGTAATGAGATCGTTGCGCCTCGGATCGTGGCATACGGTCGTCCCGGAACAGGCGAGGGCTGGGATGGTGGTCTAATCCGATCCGCTGAAACAGCACGTGCGTGGGTGCAATGGGCTTCTGCGAAAGGTGTCGAAGGGCTTAAATTGGGTTCCTACGATCCTCCGATTATGGCAGCCCTCATTGACGAAGCTAGGCAGCACGGCATGGGCACCATGGCGCATTTAGGCCAGAGTGGTGTGGGGCGAATGAATGCCATTGATGCGGCTCGATTAGGGTTGGGTACCGTCACTCACTACTACGGACTCTTCGAAGCTTTACTGAAGGACTTCACGGTGCAGAACTGGCCATCCTCCCAGAACCAGAGTAACGAGCAAGATCGCTTTGGTCAGGTGGCGCGCCTGTGGAACCAGATCCACCCACGTGGTAGCGACGAATGGCAGGCACTCATCCGAGAGTTCATCGACTTAGGTACTACGCTGGATCCAACGATGACGATTTACGAAGCGGGACGCGATGTTATGAGGGCGCGCAACGCTGATTGGCATGACGACTACACGTTGCCGTCGCAGTGGGAATTCTTTGAACCCAGCCGGGTAAACCACGGGGCCTACTGGTATTACTGGACCACGCATGATGAGGTTGCTTGGAAGAATTTTTTTAGGGTGTGGATGTCCTTCTTAAATGACTTCAAGAACCAGGGTGGCCGCGTGACTACTGGTTCAGACTCAGGTTTTATCTATAAGCTTTACGGTTTTGGTTACATTCGTGAGTTCGAGTTGCTTCAAGAGGCCGGCTTCCACCCACTTGAAGTCATCCGTTCGGCCACGCTGAATGGTGCTGAGACGCTACACGAGCCAAAAGGTGTATCAATTGAGTATGGTCTCATTCGCCCAGGACTTCTCGCAGACCTCGTAATCGTTGATGAGAATCCACTGGAAAACTTTCAGGTGCTCTACGGTACCGGTGCAGAGCGCCTTAACGATGAGACGGGGTTAACTGAGCGCGTGGGTGGGGTGCGGTACACGATAAAGGATGGCATTGTCTACGATGCCAAAGAACTACTGGCCGATGTCCGGCGGATGGTGGAGCGGGCCAAACGGCAGCAAGCCAATCGCAACACGAGTGCCGAATCTTACTAA
- a CDS encoding MoaD/ThiS family protein encodes MSVTVTFPALFAERIGGAENVELEGETVGAALLALTARHAELESLVWRSGPELNPVMVVFLNGRQLSSEELMTPLHSGDQIQILSALEGGEMAG; translated from the coding sequence ATGAGCGTGACGGTCACCTTTCCAGCCCTCTTCGCCGAGCGCATTGGTGGTGCTGAAAACGTTGAACTGGAAGGAGAGACCGTGGGAGCGGCGTTACTGGCTCTAACGGCTCGGCATGCCGAGTTAGAGTCGCTTGTGTGGCGTTCTGGCCCTGAGTTGAATCCGGTCATGGTTGTTTTCCTTAACGGCCGGCAGTTAAGTTCTGAGGAGTTGATGACACCGTTACATAGCGGCGATCAAATCCAAATTCTCTCGGCGCTAGAAGGTGGAGAGATGGCAGGATGA
- a CDS encoding aldehyde ferredoxin oxidoreductase N-terminal domain-containing protein: MRNANSNSGTTFDPQKVWYTRATINLDTGIIDVKEVPCRNLEDVLGGFGRSFQMLMTRDIAEALGADNPLVINTGLLTGSNVMTGLRTYFSAYSPLKYSDKGLPAAIWSAASGKFGSKMKWAGLDEIVVEGRSSHPQLIVIQESPDGPQVTLKSAEALLGMETHDKIMALQKDYADAHFAVIGPAGEAYENCYFAAVALSTENELKSGDDKCRFAGRGGMGTVMGSKNLIGLVAQSKDKLTKLAPEVKELNKKISTGPGSVKFREAGKGGLGGTWSNFPILDKFHALPQNNFRPKADGAVDQLFRENLEEEFFIKAESCYRCGINCHKNIYERTDDGKRGAFRAKFDYEPLNLLATNLGIHDGEQAWRLVQLVDNLGMDSISCGTTVGYVLGYNERHPDAPLCNGARFGDFDKIIELIDGAGRGLMPDVGRGVKRLSVKTGDLGYAMHVKGLELPAYLPETNPGYPWAIAGGHMTMGTFMSLVLEGDTSMDYWVKAITQKGLLQVRDDLLGTCKFAGMGQKMAIAAVQVEGGLDIPLEDLLAAVRRAYLRGLAIERKQGYQHAEYTLPAEAFDNPNPNVRTPAFLTREFFAELQQKVWEVFEPEMATL; encoded by the coding sequence ATGCGGAATGCTAATTCGAATAGCGGCACGACATTCGATCCCCAGAAAGTGTGGTACACGCGAGCGACGATCAACCTTGATACTGGGATAATCGACGTCAAGGAGGTTCCGTGCCGTAATCTCGAGGACGTGCTGGGCGGTTTCGGACGCTCGTTTCAGATGTTGATGACCAGGGACATTGCTGAGGCTCTCGGTGCTGACAATCCTCTCGTTATCAATACTGGATTACTGACTGGTTCGAACGTGATGACCGGCCTGCGGACCTACTTTTCTGCCTATAGTCCGCTCAAGTACTCCGACAAAGGATTGCCTGCAGCTATTTGGTCTGCGGCGAGTGGCAAGTTCGGCTCGAAGATGAAGTGGGCTGGCCTTGACGAGATTGTAGTTGAGGGACGGTCAAGTCACCCGCAGTTGATCGTAATTCAGGAGAGTCCTGACGGACCCCAGGTCACGTTGAAGTCTGCTGAGGCTCTTCTCGGAATGGAGACGCACGACAAGATTATGGCGCTGCAGAAAGACTACGCAGACGCACACTTCGCTGTGATTGGACCGGCCGGCGAAGCCTATGAGAATTGCTACTTTGCAGCGGTGGCGCTTAGTACCGAAAACGAATTGAAGTCTGGTGACGACAAGTGCCGTTTTGCCGGTCGCGGTGGCATGGGCACGGTCATGGGGTCAAAGAATTTGATTGGTCTTGTGGCGCAATCGAAGGACAAATTGACGAAGCTAGCTCCAGAGGTCAAGGAACTTAATAAGAAAATCTCGACTGGTCCAGGTTCGGTTAAGTTTCGAGAAGCTGGCAAGGGTGGCCTTGGTGGCACGTGGTCGAATTTTCCGATTCTGGATAAGTTCCATGCCTTACCGCAAAACAACTTCCGCCCTAAGGCCGATGGTGCTGTGGATCAGCTATTTCGTGAGAATCTCGAGGAGGAGTTTTTTATCAAGGCGGAGTCGTGCTACCGCTGTGGTATCAACTGCCACAAGAACATTTATGAGAGAACTGATGACGGCAAACGCGGCGCCTTTCGGGCGAAATTCGATTACGAACCACTGAACCTGCTCGCAACCAACCTCGGTATCCACGATGGTGAGCAGGCTTGGCGGCTCGTCCAGCTCGTGGATAACCTCGGCATGGATTCAATTTCATGCGGCACGACGGTAGGGTATGTGCTTGGCTACAACGAGCGACATCCGGACGCTCCGCTGTGCAACGGTGCGCGGTTCGGTGACTTCGATAAGATTATTGAGTTGATTGATGGGGCCGGCCGCGGGCTGATGCCCGACGTGGGACGCGGGGTCAAGCGCCTGTCGGTGAAGACTGGTGACCTTGGCTATGCGATGCACGTGAAGGGATTAGAACTGCCCGCCTATCTACCTGAAACGAACCCTGGATATCCTTGGGCAATCGCTGGTGGCCATATGACTATGGGCACCTTCATGTCGCTCGTCCTAGAGGGCGATACGTCGATGGACTACTGGGTGAAGGCAATCACGCAGAAAGGGCTGCTTCAGGTGCGTGACGATTTGTTGGGGACCTGTAAGTTTGCTGGTATGGGACAGAAGATGGCGATTGCAGCCGTACAGGTCGAAGGTGGTCTAGACATACCCTTGGAGGACCTTCTTGCAGCCGTACGTCGCGCCTACCTCCGCGGTTTGGCGATAGAGCGTAAGCAGGGCTATCAGCACGCGGAATATACATTGCCTGCCGAGGCCTTCGATAATCCGAACCCCAACGTTAGAACCCCAGCCTTTCTTACTCGTGAGTTCTTTGCGGAACTCCAACAGAAAGTCTGGGAGGTTTTTGAACCTGAGATGGCTACGCTATGA
- a CDS encoding EamA family transporter: MSRPISFLLIVVLCVIWGSTWPIIKIGFETLPPFLSAGSRFLVSGIVLFGLSWLQGVRLPRSGRAHLGLLGHGIVGIGLSYGVVYWGEQYIPAGLSAVLFATNPLFVMLLAHFVLASEPITLRKLLGVTLGFVGVLFIFKDDLQLPDRMSELAVAVTLVSPFVAAISLVGIKRWGQHLHPYNLTALPMTYAAGALLVVSVLTEDLSSVRWTGTAIGTVLYLALFGSVAAFVIFYTLLKQFAVSTLVFVTYVFPVVAIALGYILLGETIESQSLVGTVIIVVGIVVATRPVLGRVERTARMDGY, from the coding sequence ATGTCTCGACCGATCTCGTTTCTATTGATCGTTGTCCTGTGTGTAATCTGGGGGTCGACTTGGCCGATTATCAAGATCGGTTTCGAGACACTTCCACCGTTTCTGAGTGCCGGCTCTAGGTTTCTAGTATCCGGTATCGTCCTGTTTGGGTTGAGTTGGTTGCAAGGGGTACGTCTGCCCCGAAGCGGTCGTGCTCACCTGGGATTGCTTGGTCATGGCATTGTTGGAATTGGTCTGTCATACGGTGTCGTGTACTGGGGCGAACAATACATTCCAGCCGGACTTAGCGCCGTATTGTTTGCTACGAATCCACTCTTTGTCATGCTGTTGGCACATTTCGTGTTGGCGTCGGAGCCGATTACCCTGCGTAAGCTGCTTGGTGTGACCCTTGGGTTCGTTGGGGTTCTGTTTATCTTCAAAGATGATCTGCAACTTCCCGACCGCATGAGCGAGTTGGCTGTCGCCGTAACCCTAGTTTCACCATTTGTTGCTGCTATCAGCTTGGTGGGTATCAAGCGGTGGGGCCAGCACCTTCATCCGTACAACTTAACGGCTCTACCGATGACCTATGCGGCGGGCGCACTACTCGTGGTTTCAGTGCTGACCGAGGATCTATCTTCCGTGCGCTGGACGGGAACTGCAATCGGAACGGTGTTGTATTTAGCTCTGTTTGGGTCCGTTGCCGCGTTTGTAATCTTTTACACCCTCTTGAAACAGTTCGCGGTCAGCACTCTAGTATTCGTTACCTACGTTTTTCCTGTGGTGGCCATCGCACTGGGCTACATACTACTCGGCGAGACGATAGAATCGCAGTCACTTGTTGGCACAGTAATCATTGTGGTTGGAATTGTTGTGGCCACGAGACCGGTTCTCGGTCGAGTGGAACGAACTGCTAGAATGGACGGGTATTGA
- the speB gene encoding agmatinase, protein MTSEKSGITLLGIPFDESSTFLRGAAQAPPKIREALHSPSTNLITESGYDLSAETRFRDLGDLSLPSGTAAFVAIEQGVSELLESGDRMVALGGDHAVTYPIIRAIAKQCDRFTVLHLDAHHDLYDEFDGDRLSHACPFARIMEEGLVHRLVQMGVRTTTPHQKDQVERFGVEVVTVAQWRDSVVTELDGPVYLSLDLDVLDPSFVPGVSHYEPGGVSVRDVLGVVQSIRGPLIGADIVEYNPVRDVNDVTAMVAAKCLKEVVGRMLSITDK, encoded by the coding sequence ATGACTTCTGAAAAATCGGGCATTACCCTTCTCGGTATTCCGTTTGACGAGAGTTCGACATTTCTACGTGGCGCCGCTCAAGCGCCGCCTAAGATTCGTGAGGCGTTGCATTCGCCCTCGACGAATCTCATCACCGAATCCGGATACGACCTCAGCGCCGAGACACGGTTTCGAGATCTTGGCGACCTGTCGTTGCCGTCTGGCACGGCCGCTTTTGTCGCGATTGAACAAGGGGTGTCCGAGCTATTAGAGAGTGGCGACCGGATGGTCGCGTTAGGTGGCGACCACGCTGTAACGTATCCAATTATTCGGGCGATCGCGAAGCAGTGCGACCGGTTTACCGTGCTTCATCTCGACGCCCATCACGACCTTTACGATGAATTTGACGGAGATAGGCTCTCTCATGCCTGCCCATTCGCACGGATTATGGAGGAGGGTCTGGTCCACCGGCTAGTGCAAATGGGTGTCCGGACAACGACTCCACACCAAAAAGACCAGGTGGAGCGGTTCGGTGTTGAGGTAGTCACGGTGGCACAGTGGAGGGATAGTGTCGTAACGGAGTTGGATGGCCCGGTCTACCTCTCACTCGACTTGGACGTACTCGATCCATCGTTCGTGCCCGGCGTATCGCACTATGAGCCAGGCGGTGTGTCCGTTCGAGATGTCTTGGGAGTGGTCCAGTCGATCAGAGGGCCGCTGATCGGAGCGGACATCGTGGAGTACAACCCGGTCCGCGATGTAAACGACGTTACTGCAATGGTTGCCGCAAAGTGCCTCAAAGAGGTTGTCGGCCGCATGTTATCCATCACTGATAAGTAG
- a CDS encoding aminotransferase class V-fold PLP-dependent enzyme, producing MRNTTKNWSRRKFLTSAGATPLVGALANGCATPPEPTTATEKIYDRLNVRPFINAAGTYTALSASLMPLEVKAAMAEASQQFVSLNELHAAAGAQLADLVGVEAALVTSGCAAALTQATAACVCGRDQDAIRQVPNTTGLKNEVIIQRSHRFGYDHAIRNVGVDLVEVETRAEMEAAVSAKTAMLFFLNVTNDLGQIQREEFVEIGRQAGIPTLIDAAADLPPADNLQAFTRLGFDLTAFSGGKGLRGPQCSGLLLGRPDLIEAAYLNGSPHGNSIARLAKVGKEEIVGLMCAVELYLEKDHEAEWAEWEAQVRAIIDAVANIPGVEGEQFVPQIANEVPHAGITWDPNRIALTRGEVAQALREGHPRIEPRPSAEDAYRLEIGVWMMKPGDHEIVAGRVADILTQASNT from the coding sequence ATGAGAAACACAACTAAGAACTGGTCGAGGCGTAAGTTCCTGACATCAGCCGGGGCGACTCCGTTAGTAGGCGCGCTCGCAAATGGCTGTGCTACTCCCCCTGAACCAACGACCGCTACCGAAAAGATCTACGATCGCTTGAACGTTAGGCCGTTTATCAATGCCGCGGGAACCTACACGGCACTGTCGGCTTCGCTGATGCCACTTGAGGTTAAAGCGGCGATGGCTGAGGCCTCCCAACAGTTTGTATCCCTTAACGAATTACATGCCGCGGCCGGTGCGCAATTAGCCGATCTCGTTGGGGTGGAGGCAGCACTCGTCACTTCGGGCTGCGCTGCTGCCTTAACCCAAGCTACTGCGGCCTGCGTCTGCGGACGGGACCAAGACGCTATCCGGCAGGTGCCCAATACCACCGGCCTGAAGAACGAAGTAATCATTCAGCGTTCCCACCGCTTCGGCTATGACCATGCGATCCGGAACGTCGGGGTTGACTTGGTAGAAGTTGAAACGCGTGCAGAAATGGAGGCCGCGGTTAGTGCCAAAACGGCGATGCTATTTTTTCTCAACGTGACAAATGATCTCGGCCAGATCCAACGAGAGGAATTCGTTGAAATTGGCCGTCAGGCTGGAATTCCCACACTCATCGATGCGGCAGCCGACCTACCGCCCGCCGACAATCTGCAGGCTTTCACACGACTAGGCTTCGACCTTACCGCATTCAGCGGAGGTAAAGGGTTACGCGGACCGCAGTGTTCCGGCCTGTTACTGGGTCGACCGGACCTCATCGAAGCCGCCTATTTAAACGGGTCGCCCCACGGGAACTCGATTGCTCGCCTAGCAAAGGTCGGCAAAGAAGAAATCGTTGGATTGATGTGCGCTGTCGAACTGTACCTTGAAAAGGACCATGAAGCGGAGTGGGCCGAATGGGAAGCGCAGGTCCGAGCAATTATTGACGCCGTCGCCAATATTCCGGGGGTTGAGGGCGAGCAGTTTGTCCCTCAAATCGCCAACGAAGTTCCACACGCGGGTATTACGTGGGACCCTAACCGCATCGCGTTGACGCGAGGCGAAGTTGCCCAAGCATTGCGTGAGGGTCATCCGCGCATCGAACCACGTCCGAGTGCAGAGGATGCTTATCGACTCGAGATCGGTGTCTGGATGATGAAGCCCGGCGACCACGAAATAGTAGCTGGTCGTGTTGCCGACATTCTGACCCAAGCCTCCAACACCTAG
- a CDS encoding amidohydrolase/deacetylase family metallohydrolase has product MQIRGIAVFLFFLLMGASTTGAQSLDLVIRGGRVIDPRNGIDAVMDVGIADGRVAEIAATISPARAVTVIDATGFVVTPGLVDLHTHVFYGTTPDSYLSDGYIAVQPDAFSFRSGVTTVVDLGGSGWRNFIQFKEQVVDRSQTRVLAFLNIVGNGMKGGPIEQNLADMDSKLTAMRATQFPEIVVGVKVAHYFGEEWDPVDRAVEAGRLANVPVAVDFGGHEPPLSLQSLLLEHLRPGDFLTHAYAKVDGRISLVDAAGRLRPFVFEARERGVLFDVGHGGGSFRFDQAVPSMRQGFPPDTISTDLHGGSMNGGMKDMLNVMSKFLNLGMSLSDVIDRSTWQAARVIDREDLGHLGVGAPADVAVLGIRHGTFGFLDVVGQTLPGDQKLEAELTVRGGRVVWDLNGRAGTPWRGAGEP; this is encoded by the coding sequence ATGCAAATTCGAGGCATTGCTGTATTTCTATTCTTCCTTCTCATGGGCGCTAGCACGACGGGTGCTCAATCACTGGACCTGGTGATCCGCGGCGGCCGGGTAATCGACCCTCGAAACGGGATCGATGCTGTCATGGATGTTGGAATTGCCGATGGTCGTGTTGCCGAGATCGCCGCTACCATTAGTCCTGCGCGTGCCGTCACCGTTATCGATGCGACTGGTTTCGTCGTGACGCCGGGTCTTGTTGATTTGCACACGCATGTGTTTTACGGGACCACACCGGACTCGTATTTGAGTGACGGCTATATTGCGGTACAGCCCGACGCCTTTTCGTTTCGGTCAGGGGTAACCACTGTGGTGGACCTGGGCGGATCAGGCTGGCGAAATTTCATCCAGTTCAAGGAACAGGTGGTTGACCGATCCCAGACACGAGTCTTGGCCTTTCTAAACATTGTAGGGAATGGGATGAAAGGTGGGCCCATCGAGCAGAATCTTGCTGATATGGACTCGAAGCTCACCGCAATGCGTGCGACCCAGTTTCCAGAGATCGTGGTGGGTGTAAAGGTGGCGCACTATTTCGGGGAGGAGTGGGACCCGGTCGATAGGGCTGTGGAAGCAGGTCGTCTAGCTAACGTTCCAGTCGCGGTCGATTTTGGTGGCCATGAGCCGCCTCTGTCACTACAGTCACTTCTCCTTGAGCATCTTCGGCCAGGAGACTTCTTGACCCACGCCTATGCCAAGGTCGATGGCCGAATTTCACTCGTTGACGCGGCAGGGCGCCTGAGGCCATTTGTGTTCGAGGCGCGTGAACGGGGAGTACTTTTCGACGTCGGACATGGAGGAGGGAGCTTTAGATTCGATCAAGCCGTACCCTCTATGCGGCAGGGGTTTCCGCCAGACACGATTAGTACGGACCTTCACGGTGGCAGTATGAACGGCGGTATGAAGGACATGCTAAATGTTATGTCTAAGTTCCTTAATTTGGGGATGTCTCTATCCGATGTGATTGACCGTTCGACGTGGCAAGCAGCCAGGGTCATCGACAGAGAGGACCTTGGTCACCTAGGTGTCGGCGCGCCGGCCGATGTGGCGGTACTCGGCATCCGGCACGGTACATTTGGCTTTCTGGATGTTGTTGGTCAGACGCTTCCAGGTGACCAAAAGCTTGAAGCCGAGTTAACAGTACGAGGCGGACGGGTCGTCTGGGACCTGAACGGCCGTGCCGGGACCCCCTGGCGGGGTGCTGGTGAGCCCTGA
- a CDS encoding MBL fold metallo-hydrolase — protein sequence MGKPPNDLLERSIFTRVPTHFQEVVLLVTDWCKGHDIRTLLVGLAVATGLFSATVGVQAVVSAQVLQPVDPSRTQVILLGSGTPFLDQNKVGASVAIITGGVAYLVDLGPGAFLRTVEAAQQGVEALAWPNRLFFTHLHSDHVLDYADLLWALWWRREDRVVAYGPSGLKALTDGLRAAYAGDIRVRTEGLQPVLTHGYNSEVHEIDGTFQFEDERVRVTGFPVCHEQQEAYGYRFETGDRVIVISGDTTYCDSLVEHARGADLLLHEVFSERGLSAGPDPPSRRTEDWQRYHRAAHTSPAQVARVANTARPGTLVLYHQLYFGVSDEELVEEVRLAGYAGPLVSGQDFDVF from the coding sequence ATGGGTAAACCACCGAATGATTTATTGGAACGAAGCATATTTACACGGGTGCCGACCCACTTTCAGGAGGTGGTATTGCTAGTTACAGATTGGTGCAAGGGACATGACATCCGAACCCTGCTTGTAGGTTTAGCAGTAGCGACAGGACTTTTTTCGGCAACGGTCGGGGTGCAGGCGGTGGTTTCGGCCCAAGTGCTCCAACCGGTCGACCCATCACGTACCCAAGTCATTCTTCTTGGGAGCGGCACGCCGTTTCTCGACCAGAATAAAGTTGGGGCATCGGTCGCTATCATCACAGGGGGTGTTGCCTACCTCGTCGATCTCGGACCAGGCGCTTTTCTCCGGACGGTCGAAGCGGCGCAGCAGGGTGTTGAAGCTTTAGCTTGGCCGAACCGCTTATTCTTTACCCATCTCCACAGTGATCACGTGCTTGATTACGCGGACCTTCTTTGGGCGCTCTGGTGGCGTCGAGAAGATCGGGTTGTAGCCTACGGCCCATCAGGACTCAAAGCACTGACCGATGGGTTACGTGCAGCATACGCTGGGGACATTAGAGTCCGGACTGAAGGGTTACAGCCTGTGCTAACTCATGGCTACAACTCAGAGGTCCATGAGATCGATGGGACATTCCAATTTGAGGATGAGCGGGTACGGGTTACCGGTTTTCCCGTCTGCCACGAACAGCAGGAGGCCTACGGCTATCGTTTCGAAACGGGCGATCGGGTAATCGTAATCTCGGGTGACACAACTTACTGTGACAGCCTCGTCGAACACGCTCGTGGTGCCGACCTCCTTCTCCACGAAGTGTTTTCTGAACGAGGCCTATCCGCTGGACCAGACCCTCCATCTCGTCGGACGGAAGATTGGCAGCGTTATCATCGCGCCGCCCATACCTCTCCCGCGCAGGTGGCGCGGGTTGCGAACACGGCTCGCCCGGGAACCTTAGTGCTTTACCATCAACTCTATTTTGGAGTCAGCGACGAGGAGTTAGTCGAAGAGGTGCGCTTAGCTGGTTATGCGGGGCCTCTTGTTAGCGGTCAGGATTTCGATGTGTTCTAG
- a CDS encoding metalloregulator ArsR/SmtB family transcription factor: MPKNSIAILNHMSALAEPTRTRVLLILERNELTVSELCTVLQLPQSTTSRHLRSLSDSGWITARAEGTSNWYSMLRNGLDTAAEQLWRLVREQVSVSSTAVQDYHRLEGVLTERRTTSQEFFSSSAGQWDRLRDELFGESFHFLALPGLANDEWTVGDLGCGTGQVATSIAPFVKRVIAIDSSMAMLRAAKKRVGRTKNVELRRGELESLPLDNTTLDAATVMLVLHHVSEPERVFSEIARVLKPGGRLLIADMLPHDREHYRHQMGHVWLGFSDTQIERYLERSGFGRIRVTALPTDARVKGPALFSATAHKKH; this comes from the coding sequence ATGCCTAAAAACAGCATTGCTATTCTGAACCACATGTCGGCGCTCGCAGAGCCAACACGAACACGGGTTCTGTTGATACTGGAACGGAATGAGCTCACAGTCTCAGAACTTTGCACCGTCCTGCAGTTACCACAGTCGACGACCAGTCGCCATCTTCGTTCGCTCTCAGATTCGGGATGGATCACGGCACGAGCGGAAGGGACGAGTAACTGGTACTCGATGCTCCGGAACGGTCTAGACACCGCAGCAGAACAACTGTGGAGACTCGTAAGGGAGCAGGTCTCGGTGAGCTCGACCGCCGTCCAGGATTATCATCGACTCGAAGGAGTCCTTACCGAGCGTCGAACAACGTCGCAAGAGTTCTTCAGTTCCTCAGCAGGCCAATGGGACAGACTGCGGGATGAATTATTTGGAGAAAGTTTCCACTTTCTCGCATTGCCAGGCCTAGCCAACGACGAGTGGACAGTCGGCGACCTTGGATGTGGCACAGGCCAAGTGGCGACGTCTATTGCACCGTTCGTAAAGCGAGTGATAGCGATTGATAGCTCCATGGCAATGCTGCGGGCAGCAAAGAAGCGAGTGGGTAGAACCAAGAATGTCGAACTCAGACGTGGCGAACTGGAATCTTTACCGCTCGACAACACCACGCTTGACGCAGCCACTGTGATGCTCGTGCTACACCATGTGTCAGAACCAGAGCGGGTTTTCTCTGAAATCGCGCGGGTCTTAAAGCCGGGAGGCCGATTGCTCATCGCCGACATGTTGCCCCATGACCGTGAACACTACCGGCATCAGATGGGCCACGTCTGGCTCGGGTTTTCGGATACACAAATCGAGAGATATCTGGAACGGTCAGGCTTCGGGCGCATCCGGGTGACAGCATTACCTACCGATGCGCGCGTCAAGGGGCCCGCGTTATTTTCGGCGACTGCTCACAAAAAGCATTAA